The nucleotide window GTGTGAGACCAGCCTCAGCGGCCGCGGCGGCACAAGCACAGCCCCGGTGCCCAGCCCGGTGGTGGGGCTGGGCGGCCTGTGCCTGGGCTCCGACTGCTCTGACGCCGAATCCGAGCCTGACCGCGACTCGCTGAGCTGTGGCCTGGATTCCGAGGGtgccaccccgccccccgcggggcTGCTGCCATCCTTCCCCGTCCAGATCCTGCCCAACCTCTACCTGGGCAGCGCCCGGGATTCAGCCAACGTGGAGAGCTTGGCTAAGCTGGGCATCCGCTACATCCTCAACGTGACCCCCAACCTGCCCAACCTCTTCGAGAAGAACGGCGACTTCCACTACAAGCAGATCCCCATCTCAGACCACTGGAGCCAGAACTTGTCCCAGTTCTTTCCTGAGGCCATCGCCTTCATTGGTAAGTcggccctgccctcctctccctgcctccccccccgccccgccacggGGCCGGGCTCCCGGGAGGGCCCCTCCTGGGCTTCGCCACTGTCCGCAGAGCCCCAGACTGGACCGGCCACCCGCGACAGCCCTAGGACCCCTCAGGCAGGACGGCCCCCGGGGCCACCTGGCTCGCAGCAGCGCAGGGGCAGGGCCCGCGCGTCACGCTGCCTCccgctctgccccccgccccccccagacGAGGCCTTATCCCAGAACTGCGGGGTGCTCGTGCACTGCCTGGCAGGCGTCAGCCGCTCTGTCACCGTCACCGTGGCCTACCTCATGCAGAAGCGCCACCTGTCACTCAACGATGCCTACGACCTGGTCAAGCGGAAGAAGTCTAACATCTCCCCCAACTTCAACTTCATGGGGCAGCTCCTGGACTTCGAGCGCAGTCTGCGGCTGGAGGAAAGGCGCGCCCGGGAGCGCAGCAGCGGGGGGCAGGAGTCCGCTGCCTCCGACCCGCCCTCTTTCTTCACCACCCCCACCAGCGATGGTGTCTTCGAGCTGGACCCCACATAGGGCCCCGTCCCACCCCCGCATGGGTGCCCTCGCCCACCCATGagcggggcggtggggggtgaggagggagggggtctCAGCCataagcagggggtggggggtgcgcaATACCTCATGGGAGGGCTGTTGGGAAGAGGCCGGAGCCAGGAGCCCCTCCAGAGTGGCCGCGGGGAGACACCTGTCCTACCCACTTTTAACATCCACGGGAATCCTATTAAATGTGCCTATAAGCCGGGCCCAGGGCCGCCAGCCTGACCCGCGCCGCTTTCGGGCGGAACCACGCTCCAGAACCTGCCTCTTCTGCGACTGTTACCTTTTTCTTtaggggggtgagggtggggggattCCCGTTCCAAGGGACCATCCAGATGGCTGCCCGTTCCTGGGCCTCGAGCCTCCCTGTGGCTTCTCCTTTCAGAAGGGTGTGTGCTTGCTCTGGCCCCCTCGTTTGCTGCAGAGACCTGCCCCCAGTCCCATCCCTGTCCCCAGATGGCTGCTCCTGGGGAGGCTTCCCCACCAGTTAgtcccctccctgcttctctgccaaGGCCTCAGGCCTCTTGGGGCGAGGGCCTCCCAGGAGATGCGGCACCGGGGGTggggtgcccccccacccccccgccggcAGCGCAGGGTTCACGTGGACCGCCCCTCTCTGGGTGGCTCCTTGGTGGGCGCACCTCAGGGGAGGGTGCGGGCCTGGGGGCTGCCGCGCGGGTTCCTGGCCACACATCTGGCGCCCTGTTTATCCACTTGACGTTTGAAAAgatgcctttttttcctcttcccccagaTGTCTTAACGGGATCACTGGGGCTCTTTGTGACTGAGGGTGGCCAAACTGCTGCCGCGGGAGATGGGGGTCTCGGAGCAAGAgctgggggcggggaaggggaagaaggccTGGATTTTGCCGCTGCGGGTCCCACACAGCCACGGTtggcctgggggggcggggaaggggccaAGCTGCATATACAGAGTCATTCATTGCAGCGCACACCCCTCGCGGGCGGcgcgcatgcatgtgtgtgtgcatgtgccagTGCTCACACACGCACGCCAGCCTGTTTCCACACCCAGCCCGGGGCCGGCAGTCCCTGCTGCCTGCGGGACCATCTCACCCTTGGGAATCCACACCACGGTTGCTTTCTTTAATTGTTCCTGAATAAACGGTTTATGTAAGATACTGAGCAGAGGGAACTGCTTCCTGAGCACCCTGGAGGGTTTGGGGGAAGGTTGGGGAGAGGCCCGGAGCGGGGATGctggagccccatgctggactgcggggggcggggggacttgAGCACCCACCCTCAGCCGTGACCTGCCGTCGGGCACCCACGCAGCCTGTAGGCCCAGCCTCCAGCAGAGCCACCCATCGGCTCCTGAGCCACggagcccccaccccgggccacACGCTGCTCGGGACAGGGAGGCCGCATGAGCCAAAGACGCTCCCCACTCGGAGCCGGCTTcctggtggggcagggaggactCTAAGCCGACCCCAGTGAGGCTGAGTGTCTGGTTCTGTGCAGGGAGCAAGGGAGCGGGGACCCCCCAACAGTGACCTCAGGGTTTGGCAGCCAAGCCCCAAGGCTCAGCGCGGAGTCGGAGCTGAGCCtcagggtgaggggatgggagCCGGGGAGGGATGGGGGCACACCTGCGTGGCCAAGCTCATGTCCCTCTGGCTGGCACCGCGTGGAATTTGCTCCTTGGACTGCAGATCCCGGGACGGAGGCAGGGAGAACCTGCAGCGGCCGCTGGGCCACCTCAAGGGACAAAGGAGGCTTGCTCCTCGCTGGCTTCCTGGGCTCAGCGCCGGACAACTCCCCTGAAGCTCAGGTGGTCCTTCTCAAGCCTCGATGCCCAGGGCGCCCAGGGGGCGCAGTCGGTTAACTGTCTGACGCTTGGTttcggctctggtcgtgatctcagggtcaggagatcgagccccatgttgggctcagtgctcagcggggaggctgctggagattttctctctccctctgcccctctcctcactcgtgcctgctctctctctctctctctctcaaagaaataaatctttaaaaccatgACTCCCAACCACAGAGATGTGGCAAGAGGTGGAAGTGAAGCTGGAAGGTGGGTGTGGACAAGTGCAGGGGGCATGCATGCCCAGGAAGCAGGATCCCAGGCCACCCCTCCTCCTTGGACACCCTCTTCCTATAGCTACCCAGACACCTCCCATGGGAGCCAGGAGATAATGCCTGGGGCCCCGCATAAAGCCAGTACTcttggggcgcctaggtggctcagtcggttgggtgtctgactcgtggtttcagctcaggtcacgatcacatgtcaggagatcaagccccacagcaggctctgtgctggacggggagtctgctggagattttctctctccctctgcccctctcctcactcgCTCACTCTCacgctaaaataaataaataaaatcttaaaaaaaaaaaaaaaagccagtaccCTTGAAGTGCAATGCTCTCAACAGGCATGGCTGACAGATTACTGGCCCCCCCAAAGACGGCCACATCCTAATTCCAGGCCACTGTGAATACGTTACCTTAAGTGGCAAAAAGGACACTGCAGATGTGCTGAAgtcaaggatcttgagatggggcgactgtcctggattatctgggtgggcccaaaaACCATCATATGCATCTTTATAAGGGAAAGAGGGATTCaggagagtgaggggaggagacACAGCAATGGAAACTAGGATCAGAGCCGATGAGAGATGGGAAGAGGCTACATTACTGGCTTTGAAAGTGGACAAAGgggctgcaagccaaggaatgcaagtggcttctagaagctgcagAAGGCAAAACAACAAATCAGCTCGACTGATACCTCGAGCTCAGCTCAGTGAAATCTATGTTGGGTTGCTGATCTCCAGAACTGGAAGAGAACacatttttgctgttttaaacCCCTgggtttaagaaaaataaaataaacccctgGGTTTATGGCGATTTGACAACAGCAGCAgcggaaaatgaaaaaaactggtgacctagaaaaaaaataccccGCCAAAAGAGGTGaggatatttacttattttgcccTTGGAAATGGGTagaagtgtgaaaaaaaaaaaagggaaatttggcCCTCAAGAATTTATAGCCACaagctgaaatttttttaaagattttttatttatttattcatgagagacagagagagagaggcagagacaaaaacaggctccacccagggaacccaacgtgggacttgatcccgggtctccaggatcacaccctaggccaaaggcggcactaaaccgctgagccaccagggctgccctacaagCTTAATTTTTAACTGAAAGAATCTAGGCATAGAGGACTACACTCCACAGCTTTTTTTCTTGGAGGGACTAAGGGACAGTGAGTGATCTGAAGGGGGGCACAGCTCCGGGATTTGTCTGGAAGCTCCATTTGCTTAGCTTGCACACAGATTTCACTTGGTATGGAACAGCccaataaaaatagcaaagttttgaaaatacatttttttaagattttatttatttattcatgagagacacacagagagagagagagagagagagagaggcagagacacaggcagagggagaagcaggcctcatgcatggagcctgacatggaactcgatccctggtctccaggataaggccctgggctgaaggtggcgctaaatgctgagccacccgagctgccctgaaaatacattttttaaaagttttaagtgaAGTGGTCCAGAAGCTGTATTGCCCCCAGAGTGCCTGGCAGGAGCAAGCACAAATCCTCTGTGCGGAGACGTCCTTTCAGTATGGGCCTGTAAGGTGGGCTAGGATGATGAAGGGGGGCTGTAGTTGGGTATTTGCCCTCTGTTACTACAGCCCCAGTAGCTCAGGATCTGATGCAAGAGTTTGTCCCGAAGGCAGGCCTTATTAAGAACAGAATGGTGTATTTCAAAATCTCTACTTTCCCCTTCCCGCTGCCAGAAGCAGGAGACCTCTCTCGCATCTTCACTGTGCCAACCGTTAGGGCCCCTGGagagaaaatgtataaaagtgTGGGAACCTCCCTAAGATTGGGCCACTCCcctccccagattttttttttttaactttcagacaTGTCGACACTGAACCTCAAGCAATTCATCAGTTAAAGTTCAGGTTTTCCTCCCCCCAGCACTGTTCTCTCCCAGGTTTCTGCTCTGTTAGGCTATGACTCTCCCTGTATCTGCCTGCCAGTGTTTGGAACAGTGGTTCGCCCTGTGGATCTCACTTCTCTCGTGGATCTAAGGAGAGTTGTTGACTTTTCAGtgtgttcagctttttacttgttgaTGGCGTGCAGTGGTGACTCCCAAGCTCCTTCCATGCCCGACCAGAAGCTGGAAGTCACCCGAGTCTGATTTgattggctgatttttttttttattattgtaggttacattttatgtttcttctaCTTGAGTCAGAAAGTCTGGATGGTGGGTCTGACTTAacttatttcctttctctcaggTACCACAGGGTCTTCAGTGACTGTTGTCTCCCTTCTAAGAACAGTTGATTCATATATTTTGCCAAGGTTTCCAGTTTTGCGTGGTGGGAGGGTAAATTCTGGACCCTGTTACTCCCTCATGGCCATATCAGCATTGAATAATATTAAGCTTTGTTAAGATAAATACGCTAAATGCTAGATTTTCTAGAGTGAAGATTATATAGAGTGTATTACTCTTAAAATAGTAGAGGAAAAGTCTCAAACATTGAGGGAAAATCTCAATCCTAAAGAAGTCAAGGacgaaaataaagaaacaaacactgGAATAAGTAGAAGGTATAAAGTAAGATTTTAGAAATTCATCCAAACATcacttaagcaaaataaatagacTAAACTCTCTAGCTAAAGACAGGAttaaggacatctgggtggctcagtggtttagcgcctgcctagagcccagggcgtgaccctggggtcctgagacccagtcccacatagggctccctgcagggagcctgcttctcccgctgcctgtgtctctgcctctctctctgtctctgtctctcatgaataaataaataaaatctttttttaaaaaagacaggagtattttattttttaaaagattttatttatttatttatttatttatttaaatttattttttattcatgagagacacagaaagagagacgggggggggggggggttcatcacgccctgaccccaaggcagatgctcaaccgctgagccacccaggtgtcccaagacagGATTATTTTAGATCCAGCTATAAGCCATTTCTAAGAGACACATCTAAATAataggatcaaaaaaaaaaaaaagattaaaagggcCTGACTTCTAGCTATGgccaagtaaatatataaaaaatagtctccctcttcccccccccaaaaaaacaaccTGGCTAActtcagttagtagagcatgcaactcttgaccttggagtcatgagttcaagcctcgcATTGGgaatagagtttacttaataaaaaaattttttttaaactataaagctGGACAAAATTGACAAAAACAACCTTGGTGACCTGGAAATCAACTGAAGGTATATAATAAACCAAGAAGCTAAACTTTGGGACTGgcatagcggtttagcaccgcctgcagcctggggtgtgatcctggagacccgggatcgagtcccacgtcaggcttcctgtagggagcctgcttctccctctgcctgtgtctctgcctctctctctctctctctctctctctctgtctctgtgaataaatgaacaaaatctttaaaataaataaataaaataaacttgggGACTCTGTGTCATTCTGATCTAGCTTTGATCCCATCCCTCCCAGCTTGTTTTGGCATGGGCCAGGGCAAGGCAGCTGATGAAGACCAGCAGCTTCTCTGCCTAGGTTT belongs to Canis lupus familiaris isolate Mischka breed German Shepherd chromosome X, alternate assembly UU_Cfam_GSD_1.0, whole genome shotgun sequence and includes:
- the DUSP9 gene encoding dual specificity protein phosphatase 9, which translates into the protein MEGLGRSCLWLRRELSPPRPRLLLLDCRSRELYESARIGGALSVALPALLLRRLRRGSLSVRALLPGPPLQPPPPAPVLLYDQGGGRPRRGEAEAEEWEADSVLGTLLQKLREEGYLAYYLQGGFSRFQAECPHLCETSLSGRGGTSTAPVPSPVVGLGGLCLGSDCSDAESEPDRDSLSCGLDSEGATPPPAGLLPSFPVQILPNLYLGSARDSANVESLAKLGIRYILNVTPNLPNLFEKNGDFHYKQIPISDHWSQNLSQFFPEAIAFIDEALSQNCGVLVHCLAGVSRSVTVTVAYLMQKRHLSLNDAYDLVKRKKSNISPNFNFMGQLLDFERSLRLEERRARERSSGGQESAASDPPSFFTTPTSDGVFELDPT